One genomic window of Ottowia oryzae includes the following:
- a CDS encoding 3-hydroxybutyrate dehydrogenase has protein sequence MLQGKTALVTGSTSGIGLGIAIELAKQGANIVMNGFGDVDGAKAQISAQGVKVEYHGADMSKPAEIEDMMNSATAAFGGVDVLVNNAGIQFVSNVEDFPTERWDAIIAINLSSAFHTTRLALPHMQRQKWGRIINIASVHGLVASAGKSAYVAAKHGLVGLTKTVALETAKTGVTCNAICPGWVLTPLVQKQIDDRAAREKISAEDATRELLQEKEPSLKFTTPEQLGGLAVFFCSPATDNVTGQSWASDGGWSAQ, from the coding sequence ATTCTTCAAGGAAAAACCGCCCTGGTGACTGGGTCTACCAGCGGCATCGGCTTGGGCATCGCTATTGAGCTGGCCAAACAGGGCGCAAACATCGTCATGAATGGGTTTGGTGACGTGGACGGTGCCAAGGCGCAGATCTCCGCGCAGGGTGTCAAGGTCGAGTACCACGGCGCTGACATGTCCAAACCGGCCGAGATCGAGGACATGATGAACTCGGCTACGGCCGCTTTCGGCGGTGTCGATGTGCTGGTGAACAATGCCGGCATCCAGTTCGTGTCCAACGTTGAGGATTTTCCGACGGAGCGCTGGGACGCGATTATTGCCATCAACCTCTCTTCAGCCTTTCACACGACGCGCTTGGCGCTTCCCCACATGCAGCGGCAGAAGTGGGGACGGATCATCAACATCGCGTCCGTCCACGGGCTGGTGGCGTCAGCGGGTAAGTCCGCTTATGTTGCAGCCAAGCATGGTTTGGTCGGACTGACGAAAACCGTGGCACTCGAGACGGCCAAGACCGGGGTGACCTGCAATGCCATTTGTCCGGGCTGGGTGTTGACCCCTTTGGTGCAAAAGCAGATCGACGATCGCGCTGCGCGGGAGAAGATCAGCGCGGAAGACGCCACGCGTGAGTTGCTTCAGGAGAAGGAGCCGTCCTTGAAGTTCACCACGCCAGAGCAGCTGGGTGGACTGGCGGTGTTCTTCTGCTCGCCTGCCACGGACAACGTGACGGGGCAGTCCTGGGCGTCCGATGGCGGCTGGAGCGCTCAGTAA
- a CDS encoding 2OG-Fe(II) oxygenase: MSQQITPELRSWIIAQAQAGHSAESVLQSMKASGWDEDVAVDAMETTLRGHLEAQSAQPNLPPAVPVPEPDVANAPLYLDGGDRQVAVLSVMAAPRIVVFGGLLSDEECDALMEAARPRLRRSLTVATKTGGEEINADRTSQGMFFQRGESDLVRRIDARIAKLVNWPEVNGEGIQVLQYVPGTEYKPHYDYFDPAEPGTPTILQRGGQRVGTVVMYLSEPDNGGGTVFPDVQLTVAPKRGNAVFFSYDRADPSTRTLHGGAPVTAGEKWIATKWLREREFV, translated from the coding sequence ATGAGCCAACAAATCACCCCCGAACTCCGCAGCTGGATCATTGCGCAGGCCCAGGCCGGGCACAGCGCCGAATCGGTGTTGCAATCCATGAAGGCCTCAGGCTGGGACGAAGACGTGGCCGTCGACGCGATGGAAACCACCCTGCGCGGCCACCTGGAGGCGCAGTCGGCCCAGCCCAACCTGCCGCCCGCTGTGCCGGTGCCCGAGCCCGATGTGGCCAACGCACCCTTGTACCTGGACGGTGGCGATCGCCAGGTGGCGGTGCTCAGCGTGATGGCGGCGCCCCGCATCGTCGTGTTCGGCGGCTTGCTCAGCGACGAAGAATGCGATGCGCTGATGGAAGCTGCCCGCCCGCGCCTGCGCCGCTCGCTCACCGTGGCGACCAAGACCGGCGGCGAAGAAATCAACGCTGATCGCACCAGCCAGGGCATGTTCTTCCAGCGCGGCGAGAGCGACTTGGTGCGCCGCATCGACGCGCGCATCGCCAAGCTGGTCAACTGGCCCGAGGTGAACGGCGAAGGCATCCAGGTGCTGCAGTACGTGCCCGGCACCGAATACAAGCCGCACTACGACTACTTCGACCCGGCCGAGCCCGGCACGCCCACCATCCTGCAACGCGGCGGCCAGCGCGTGGGCACAGTGGTCATGTACCTCAGCGAGCCCGATAACGGCGGCGGCACGGTCTTCCCCGACGTGCAGCTCACCGTGGCGCCCAAGCGTGGCAACGCGGTGTTCTTCAGCTACGACCGGGCCGACCCGTCCACTCGCACGCTGCACGGCGGCGCGCCGGTGACGGCGGGCGAGAAGTGGATCGCCACCAAATGGCTGCGCGAGCGCGAGTTCGTTTGA
- a CDS encoding pseudouridine synthase — protein MLPILYQDAHLIAIDKPAGLLVHRTGLDAGETRFAVQLLRDQIGQPVWPVHRLDKGTSGVLLFALDADTASATSSLFASNGIRKRYLAMVRGWPPEAGRIDHPLKRMLDDARRTSSATEVQDAVTHFQRLSTYALPIPYGAFSQTRCALVALMPDTGRRHQLRRHCKHLSHPILGDATHGKGPLNRDVANWVGMQRLWLHAQSLQLPHPWRAEIIEIDAACGPEWQRWNAARVDGA, from the coding sequence ATGCTGCCGATTTTGTACCAAGACGCGCACCTGATCGCCATCGACAAGCCAGCCGGCCTGTTGGTGCACCGCACCGGCCTGGACGCGGGTGAGACGCGCTTTGCCGTTCAACTGCTGCGCGACCAGATCGGCCAGCCGGTCTGGCCCGTTCACCGACTGGACAAAGGCACCAGCGGCGTGCTGCTTTTCGCGCTTGACGCAGATACAGCCAGCGCCACCAGCTCTCTTTTTGCTAGCAACGGGATCCGCAAGCGCTACCTGGCCATGGTGCGCGGCTGGCCGCCCGAAGCTGGGCGCATCGACCATCCGCTGAAACGGATGCTGGACGATGCTCGCCGCACCAGCAGCGCCACCGAGGTGCAGGATGCCGTCACGCATTTCCAGCGTTTATCGACGTACGCCCTGCCCATCCCCTATGGCGCTTTCAGCCAGACGCGGTGCGCCCTGGTCGCGCTGATGCCCGACACCGGGCGCCGTCACCAGCTGCGGCGGCATTGCAAGCACCTGTCGCACCCCATCCTGGGCGATGCCACCCACGGCAAAGGGCCACTCAACCGCGACGTCGCCAATTGGGTGGGCATGCAGCGCCTGTGGCTGCACGCGCAATCGCTGCAACTGCCTCATCCGTGGCGCGCCGAGATTATTGAGATCGATGCTGCCTGCGGGCCAGAGTGGCAGCGCTGGAATGCGGCCCGAGTGGACGGAGCTTAG
- the yaaA gene encoding peroxide stress protein YaaA encodes MLFVLSPAKALDYESPLPEAVPHTSPEFAKPAAELIDVLRAYSPQQVAQLMHLSDPLSALNVARYAAWRPRFTASNSRQAVLAFNGDVYGGLQARSLSPAELEWLQAHLCILSGLYGVLRPLDWMQPYRLEMGTALKTDRGANLYEFWGDRLTAYFNRRLAAETTPVLVNLASQEYFKAVQRKAIKARVIDCVFENEKDGQYKVIGIYAKRARGLMARYAAQHRITHPGGLEGFDLEGYALAPAVSTPERLVFRRKQ; translated from the coding sequence ATGCTCTTTGTATTGTCTCCGGCCAAAGCGCTGGACTATGAAAGCCCGCTGCCCGAAGCGGTGCCGCACACCAGCCCGGAGTTTGCCAAGCCCGCGGCCGAACTGATCGACGTGCTGCGCGCCTATTCGCCGCAGCAGGTGGCGCAGTTGATGCACCTGAGCGACCCGCTGTCGGCGCTTAACGTGGCGCGTTATGCGGCCTGGCGCCCGCGCTTCACGGCCAGCAATTCGCGCCAGGCGGTGCTGGCCTTCAACGGCGACGTGTACGGCGGCTTGCAGGCGCGCAGCCTGTCGCCCGCTGAGCTGGAATGGCTGCAGGCGCACCTTTGCATCTTGAGCGGCCTGTACGGCGTGCTGCGCCCGCTGGACTGGATGCAGCCCTACCGGCTGGAGATGGGCACGGCGCTCAAGACCGACCGCGGCGCCAACCTCTACGAATTCTGGGGCGACCGGCTGACCGCGTATTTCAACCGCCGCCTGGCCGCAGAAACCACCCCGGTCTTGGTCAACCTGGCGTCGCAAGAGTATTTCAAGGCGGTGCAGCGCAAGGCCATCAAGGCGCGGGTGATCGATTGCGTGTTCGAGAATGAAAAAGACGGCCAGTACAAGGTGATTGGCATCTACGCCAAGCGCGCGCGCGGCCTGATGGCGCGTTACGCGGCGCAGCACCGCATCACCCACCCGGGCGGGCTGGAAGGCTTCGACCTGGAAGGCTACGCACTGGCCCCCGCCGTTTCCACCCCCGAGCGCCTGGTCTTCCGGCGCAAGCAGTGA